In one Rhea pennata isolate bPtePen1 chromosome 17, bPtePen1.pri, whole genome shotgun sequence genomic region, the following are encoded:
- the RTN4R gene encoding reticulon-4 receptor, with product MKRAIAEGSKLLILVLCLNIQSEVQSCPGACVCYSEPKITISCQQQGLIAIPTEIPIQSQRIFLHNNRITLVRSTSFTSCRNMTILWIHSNNISLIEPGAFYGLNKLEELDLSDNTNLKSINPITFRGLIHLHTLHLDRCGLLELSTGLFRGLFSLQYLYLQDNNIQNLLDDTFVDLANLTYLFLHGNKIKSLSENVFRGLINLDRLLLHQNRVSLVHHRSFHDLGKVMTLYLFNNNLTILTGETMAPLVSLQYLRLNGNQWICDCQARSLWNWFKQFKGSSSELECHLPPHLAGRDLKRLQSTDLEGCIDSFNQIRTSVFSTKTRSGKLPTGNPPLSSHDISPKCCQPEIDKSFIYEAKGKAGPSSHSSRPSSNNPLKDKENMSKTKYIEMNPSKNGSNKQINDSPFGTFPSIVDPPLTKLKPEFLEPIEPSTVPTKKRQGCSKKNKSKAQCRLTQQGNSSTLQLSLSLLIPSLVWSLLLFC from the coding sequence GAAGCAAACTGCTGATTTTGGTACTTTGCTTGAACATCCAGTCAGAAGTCCAGTCTTGCCCTGGGGCGTGTGTATGCTACAGTGAACCGAAGATTACAATAAGCTGTCAGCAGCAAGGACTGATAGCAATCCCCACTGAGATACCCATCCAGAGCCAGCGCATCTTCTTGCACAACAACAGGATAACCCTTGTGAGATCCACCAGTTTCACCTCCTGTCGCAACATGACAATCCTTTGGATCCACTCCAACAACATAAGCCTCATTGAGCCTGGGGCCTTTTATGGGCTGAACAAACTGGAGGAGTTAGATCTCAGTGACAACACGAACCTGAAATCTATCAACCCAATCACTTTCCGAGGTCTTATTCACCTCCACACCTTACATCTGGATCGCTgtgggctcctggagctctctaCAGGGCTTTTTCGAGGGTTATTCTCCTTGCAATATCTCTACCTTCAGGATAATAATATACAAAATCTTCTGGATGACACTTTCGTGGATCTCGCAAACCTAACCTACCTATTTTTGCATGGTAACAAAATTAAGAGCTTGTCAGAGAATGTCTTTCGTGGGCTAATCAACCTAGACCGACTGCTTCTGCACCAGAACAGAGTCAGCCTGGTTCACCACCGGTCTTTCCATGACCTCGGGAAAGTAATGACCTTGTATCTGTTTAACAACAACCTGACCATACTCACTGGTGAAACCATGGCTCCCCTTGTGTCCCTCCAGTATCTACGTTTAAATGGCAACCAGTGGATCTGTGACTGCCAGGCTAGGTCTCTGTGGAATTGGTTTAAACAGTTTAAAGGATCTTCTTCGGAGCTAGAGTGCCACCTTCCCCCCCACTTGGCAGGGAGAGACCTCAAaaggctgcagagcactgaCCTGGAAGGATGCATCGACTCCTTCAACCAGATACGAACAAGTGTTTTTAGCACTAAGACCAGATCTGGCAAACTGCCAACCGGGAACCCCCCTCTCAGTTCCCATGACATCTCCCCGAAGTGCTGCCAGCCAGAAATagataaatcttttatttacGAAGCTAAAGGCAAAGCAGGTCCTTCTTCCCATAGCAGCCGGCCATCCTCCAACAACCCTCTGAAGGATAAGGAGAACATGTCCAAAACCAAATACATTGAGATGAACCCGTCTAAAAATGGCAGCAACAAGCAGATAAATGATTCCCCTTTTGGGACCTTCCCCAGCATTGTAGACCCTCCATTGACCAAATTGAAACCAGAATTTCTAGAGCCTATTGAACCTTCCACAGTCCCAACCAAAAAGAGGCAGGGCTGCtctaaaaagaacaaatcaaaGGCCCAGTGCCGCCTCACCCAGCAAGGAAACAGCTCCACATTACAGCTCAGCCTAAGCCTTTTGATCCCCTCTTTGGTGTGGAGCTTACTGTTATTCTGCTAA